A region of Blastocatellia bacterium DNA encodes the following proteins:
- a CDS encoding nucleotidyl transferase AbiEii/AbiGii toxin family protein gives MNPKLTRWHKEVITTEAENAIKALRRKNLLSRFYLAGGTALALHFGHRKSADLDFFSQQPFNEEELLRNVQRLRKFLLVAKDRETLHTHIKGMKVSFLGYGYPLLFPLESFLGIQIADPRDIACMKISAIAGRGTRRDFVDLFVASQQYGLAHLMEAFKAKFASAHYNLIHVLKSLTFFEDAEKEPMPHMLIDLSWPEVKQLFTREVPRLLSHLK, from the coding sequence ATGAACCCGAAGCTGACACGCTGGCACAAAGAAGTCATCACAACAGAGGCGGAGAACGCCATCAAAGCCCTCCGCCGGAAGAATCTGTTGAGTCGTTTTTATCTGGCCGGCGGAACCGCGTTAGCGCTTCACTTTGGCCACCGAAAATCCGCTGATCTGGATTTTTTCAGTCAGCAACCATTCAACGAAGAGGAGCTGTTGCGGAACGTCCAGCGTCTAAGAAAATTTCTATTAGTCGCTAAGGATAGGGAGACGCTCCACACGCATATCAAAGGGATGAAGGTGAGCTTCCTGGGCTATGGATACCCACTGCTCTTCCCTCTGGAGAGTTTTCTAGGCATACAGATTGCCGATCCTCGTGATATTGCCTGCATGAAGATCAGCGCGATTGCAGGCCGAGGAACGAGACGCGATTTTGTGGACCTCTTCGTTGCTTCACAACAGTATGGATTAGCCCATTTGATGGAGGCATTCAAAGCGAAATTTGCCAGCGCTCACTATAACCTCATTCACGTGCTGAAATCACTGACGTTCTTCGAAGATGCTGAGAAAGAGCCGATGCCTCACATGTTGATTGATCTTTCTTGGCCGGAGGTGAAGCAGTTGTTCACCAGGGAAGTTCCGCGATTGCTTTCACACCTAAAATAA